Proteins from a single region of Runella sp. SP2:
- a CDS encoding endonuclease/exonuclease/phosphatase family protein, whose amino-acid sequence MKSTTSFFWRLHQVFFIYTLLVYGLAFFTFTGHWIAGFLMMSLPVVLLLHLLIFCYFVLRKSSKMSLSGAALLLSFPFWSRTFQFSWGAAPAPEKQELTVLSYNVMSFDAYNFIQNIHPENNQAMLEWVKGQDTDIQCYQEFYNSDTRPHLNTLKQLKKAGYPYYTVLHPDIAPREQHCMGLAILSKYPIIDRGEVEFHDQNGLLFADIVVRKDTIRVINLHLRSMIVRFGGLKEAYLDKDYKQGKKEAKKVTQRLKMGFIHHSEEADVLLEWIRKSPHPVLVCGDFNEIPYGYVYGEVRNLLSNAFEEKGHGFGFSYRNTPRFIRIDNQFFDKKKLEIIDFQTRRDIPYSDHYPVIGRYRLL is encoded by the coding sequence ATGAAATCCACAACTTCTTTCTTTTGGCGACTTCACCAAGTATTCTTTATTTATACGCTATTGGTATATGGGCTTGCTTTCTTTACGTTCACAGGGCATTGGATTGCGGGTTTTTTAATGATGAGTTTGCCCGTAGTGCTTCTACTCCACCTACTCATTTTTTGTTACTTTGTGCTGCGCAAATCTTCAAAAATGTCGCTTTCAGGCGCAGCGCTGTTACTGAGTTTTCCCTTTTGGAGCCGTACTTTTCAATTTTCTTGGGGCGCGGCTCCCGCACCCGAGAAACAAGAATTGACGGTTTTGTCGTACAACGTCATGTCGTTCGACGCCTACAATTTTATTCAAAACATCCACCCCGAAAACAACCAAGCCATGCTTGAGTGGGTCAAAGGGCAGGATACCGACATCCAGTGTTATCAGGAATTTTACAACTCCGATACGCGCCCCCATTTGAATACTTTAAAACAACTCAAAAAAGCAGGGTATCCGTATTATACCGTTTTGCACCCCGACATAGCTCCCCGCGAACAGCACTGCATGGGGCTGGCGATTTTGTCAAAATACCCCATCATTGATCGTGGAGAGGTTGAATTTCACGACCAAAATGGCTTGCTTTTTGCCGACATTGTGGTTCGTAAAGACACCATTCGGGTCATTAACTTGCATTTGCGTTCGATGATTGTTCGTTTTGGTGGATTAAAAGAAGCGTACCTCGATAAAGACTACAAACAAGGCAAAAAAGAAGCTAAAAAAGTAACCCAACGCCTCAAAATGGGATTTATCCACCATTCCGAAGAGGCTGATGTGTTGCTTGAATGGATACGAAAAAGTCCCCATCCTGTGTTGGTATGTGGCGATTTCAACGAGATTCCGTACGGCTATGTCTATGGGGAAGTTCGCAATCTTCTTTCCAATGCTTTTGAAGAAAAAGGCCACGGATTTGGGTTTTCGTACCGCAATACACCGCGCTTTATCCGAATCGACAACCAATTTTTTGACAAAAAAAAGCTGGAAATCATCGACTTCCAGACCCGAAGAGACATTCCTTATTCCGACCACTACCCCGTCATTGGTCGTTACAGATTGTTATAA
- a CDS encoding serine hydrolase, protein MRQLIFFVLLTSHISVCAQHPTLEQNLTDYLAKLPSSVKVNYRVESLEGKPYASLGDDERVPSASIIKIPILVEVMEQVKAQRFELTDYYTLQNTDKVGGAGTIFQEREGKAFTYEQLAHQMMVASDNTATNILIRKVGREAVNERMKTLGFSNLQLNRVMMDTAAVAKGIENYVNATEINRLLSLIYQRKVATPALCDLMVAFLLDNQDTSTLPSLIPRQVGIAHKTGTLTYIRGDAGIIFTKKPFVISIFVRGADLSRAETIIAEIGKIGYEALK, encoded by the coding sequence ATGCGACAACTTATTTTTTTTGTGCTATTAACCAGCCACATTTCGGTTTGTGCTCAACACCCCACCCTTGAGCAAAACCTCACCGACTACCTTGCGAAGTTGCCCTCTTCGGTAAAGGTCAATTATCGCGTCGAATCACTTGAAGGAAAACCTTACGCAAGCCTTGGAGACGACGAACGGGTGCCGTCTGCCAGTATCATCAAAATCCCTATTTTGGTCGAAGTCATGGAGCAAGTCAAGGCCCAACGCTTTGAACTTACCGACTATTATACCCTTCAAAACACCGACAAAGTAGGCGGAGCAGGGACTATTTTTCAGGAACGTGAAGGCAAAGCTTTTACCTACGAGCAACTTGCCCACCAGATGATGGTGGCAAGCGACAACACTGCAACTAACATCTTGATTCGGAAAGTAGGGCGCGAAGCCGTCAACGAACGAATGAAAACGCTTGGTTTTTCCAATCTCCAACTCAATCGGGTGATGATGGACACCGCCGCCGTGGCCAAAGGCATCGAAAATTACGTGAATGCGACCGAAATCAACCGCTTACTCAGCCTTATTTACCAGCGTAAAGTTGCCACGCCCGCGCTTTGTGATTTGATGGTGGCGTTTTTACTTGACAATCAAGACACTAGTACCCTGCCTTCGCTCATTCCTCGGCAAGTAGGCATTGCCCATAAAACGGGAACGCTCACTTACATTCGGGGCGATGCAGGAATTATTTTTACCAAAAAGCCCTTTGTTATTTCCATATTTGTACGTGGTGCCGACCTTAGCAGGGCCGAAACCATCATCGCAGAAATCGGCAAAATAGGCTACGAAGCATTAAAATAG
- a CDS encoding FMN-binding glutamate synthase family protein encodes MNTIFDFLGQIPWWCWPIVFLAIVAIRDINQKKHTIKHNFPVVGHLRYWIETIGPEFRQYIVANNREELPFNRRQRSWIYASSKRENNFQGFGTDQDVNGAGYIFIKPALLTKRLPKDHPYRENPYVLPSAKVIGLPHGRRKPYRPKQVINISGMSFGSLSARAIESLNKGAAKFGCYHNTGEGGFSPYHNNGGDVVLNIGTAYFGIRDDDGNFVMQKLVDLTKSNPSIRMLELKLSQGAKPGKGGVLPASKITQEIADIRHIPMGKDVISPAAHSAFSNIPEMIDFIESMADATGLPVGIKAAVGKLEMWEELAELMVKTGKGPDFIAIDGGEGGTGAAPPSFADHVSLPWVYAFSSVYKIFKKHNLTHRVTFIGSGKLGLPAQAIMAFSMGVDVINIAREAMISIGCIQAQVCHNNRCPTGIATQNKWLQAGVDPTLKSERFYNYAKTLTKEVLEISVACGYEHPSQFTMDDVDVAMGDNNHTRPLRIAYEYEKVPVTYDGIHKLVNCEHLGGKN; translated from the coding sequence ATGAATACCATTTTTGATTTTTTGGGACAAATTCCTTGGTGGTGTTGGCCCATTGTTTTTCTCGCAATTGTTGCCATTCGGGACATTAATCAGAAAAAACATACCATCAAACACAACTTTCCCGTGGTGGGTCACTTACGGTATTGGATTGAAACCATTGGGCCTGAATTTCGGCAGTACATTGTAGCCAACAACCGCGAAGAACTTCCCTTCAACCGTCGGCAGCGGTCGTGGATTTATGCTTCGTCCAAACGCGAAAATAATTTCCAGGGTTTCGGAACAGACCAAGACGTGAATGGAGCAGGGTACATTTTTATCAAGCCCGCTTTGCTTACCAAACGCCTCCCCAAAGACCACCCTTACCGCGAAAATCCGTACGTTTTGCCTTCGGCAAAGGTGATTGGCTTACCGCACGGTCGCCGCAAACCCTATCGTCCTAAGCAAGTGATTAATATTTCGGGCATGAGCTTTGGGTCGTTGTCGGCGCGTGCGATTGAGTCGTTGAACAAAGGGGCGGCCAAGTTTGGCTGCTACCACAACACGGGCGAAGGCGGTTTTTCGCCCTACCACAACAACGGCGGCGATGTAGTGCTAAATATAGGAACCGCTTACTTTGGCATCCGCGACGATGATGGGAATTTTGTGATGCAAAAACTGGTGGATTTGACCAAAAGCAACCCGTCCATTCGGATGTTGGAGCTGAAACTGTCACAAGGCGCAAAGCCTGGGAAAGGAGGCGTATTGCCTGCGTCAAAAATCACCCAAGAAATCGCCGACATCCGCCACATTCCGATGGGTAAAGACGTGATTTCGCCCGCGGCGCACAGTGCGTTTTCAAACATTCCCGAAATGATTGACTTCATCGAAAGCATGGCCGACGCCACAGGGCTGCCTGTGGGCATTAAAGCCGCCGTAGGGAAGCTAGAAATGTGGGAAGAGCTGGCCGAATTGATGGTAAAAACGGGCAAAGGCCCCGATTTTATTGCCATCGACGGTGGCGAAGGAGGAACGGGAGCGGCACCACCGTCGTTTGCCGACCACGTTTCGCTGCCTTGGGTCTATGCGTTTTCGAGTGTGTATAAAATTTTCAAAAAGCACAACCTTACCCACCGCGTTACGTTCATTGGTTCGGGCAAACTTGGCTTACCTGCGCAAGCCATTATGGCCTTTTCGATGGGCGTCGATGTCATCAATATTGCCCGCGAAGCCATGATTTCAATCGGTTGTATTCAGGCCCAAGTCTGCCACAACAACCGCTGCCCGACGGGTATTGCCACCCAAAACAAATGGTTGCAAGCAGGGGTTGACCCTACGTTGAAAAGCGAGCGTTTTTACAATTATGCCAAAACCCTCACCAAAGAAGTGCTGGAGATTTCGGTTGCCTGCGGCTACGAGCACCCTTCTCAGTTTACCATGGATGATGTGGACGTAGCAATGGGCGACAATAACCACACTCGCCCGCTCCGAATCGCATACGAATACGAAAAAGTACCCGTAACTTACGATGGAATTCATAAGTTGGTCAATTGTGAACACTTAGGTGGAAAAAATTAA
- the dprA gene encoding DNA-processing protein DprA, which translates to MSDEKIYQLALHLTNGLGSILIRQLIAHFGSAKKIFQANLKSLTRVNGIGDATARIILQKEGIREAENEFKKLASVDGKLLFYTDPEFPTRFKSLYDAPVLLYGKGNFNLNEGRFVGVVGTRKATDYGKNTCEQIVEGLANKGVTIVSGLAYGIDIATHRACVKLRVPTLGAMATGLDLIYPSTHAKTAQEMQANGGILTEYPLGTKPDFMRFPARNRIIAGLSDAIIVVEAAEKGGALITAEYANNYNRDVFAVPGNLTNSYSTGCNQLIRTHKAQIFTGVDDLLESLSWLPDGTASTIPPALPEHFTQAESTIVSLLRQKGEMQIDELAWESQIHLGKLSPLLLNLELQGYLRSLPGKKFALA; encoded by the coding sequence ATGTCAGACGAAAAAATCTACCAACTTGCACTTCATTTGACAAACGGCCTTGGCAGTATTCTCATTCGACAGTTAATTGCCCACTTCGGAAGTGCCAAAAAAATCTTTCAGGCCAACCTCAAAAGCCTAACGAGAGTCAACGGAATTGGAGACGCGACGGCGCGAATAATACTCCAAAAAGAGGGGATTCGAGAAGCAGAAAATGAGTTTAAAAAACTAGCTTCCGTCGATGGAAAATTACTTTTTTATACTGATCCCGAATTTCCAACGCGTTTCAAATCGCTCTACGACGCCCCTGTATTACTGTACGGGAAGGGGAATTTCAATCTCAACGAAGGTCGGTTTGTGGGGGTGGTCGGAACGCGTAAAGCAACGGATTATGGCAAAAATACCTGCGAACAGATTGTGGAAGGATTGGCCAACAAAGGAGTGACGATTGTGAGTGGATTGGCCTACGGCATCGACATTGCTACGCACCGCGCTTGTGTCAAACTCCGCGTGCCCACCCTCGGAGCCATGGCCACGGGGCTTGACCTTATTTACCCTTCGACTCACGCCAAAACTGCCCAAGAAATGCAAGCCAACGGAGGGATTTTAACGGAATATCCGTTGGGAACCAAACCTGATTTTATGCGTTTCCCCGCTCGCAATCGCATTATTGCGGGCTTGTCTGACGCCATTATTGTCGTAGAAGCAGCCGAAAAAGGAGGTGCACTCATTACGGCCGAATATGCCAACAATTATAACCGCGACGTATTTGCCGTTCCAGGGAATCTAACCAATTCGTATTCTACGGGCTGTAATCAGCTCATTCGCACGCACAAGGCGCAGATATTTACGGGCGTTGATGATTTATTAGAATCACTCAGTTGGCTTCCAGATGGTACCGCTTCGACCATACCTCCTGCTCTTCCCGAACATTTTACCCAAGCTGAGAGCACCATCGTTTCGCTTCTGCGCCAAAAGGGAGAAATGCAGATTGACGAACTCGCATGGGAAAGCCAAATTCACTTAGGCAAGTTGTCTCCACTTTTACTAAATTTGGAACTTCAGGGATACCTCCGAAGCTTGCCAGGCAAGAAGTTTGCCTTGGCCTAA
- a CDS encoding aldo/keto reductase, whose amino-acid sequence MIPSITLNNGIEMPQLGLGVYDPQPGHDIRQAVLWALELGYRLIDTAAAYHNEIEVGQAMRDSGLAREDIFLTTKVWNDDQGYESTLKAFEESLRKLNTDYVDLYLIHWPVRAHRIQTWKALEKIYADGKARAIGVSNYYAPHFEELWPHTSIVPAVNQIELSPYCHLPEELNYCRQRGIQIEGYAPLVRGLKSDDPRLINIAEKYNKSTFQVLIRWTLQQGAITIPKSVSKHRIAANIDVFDFELSAEDVTEMNTWHDDTRIAWNPMEFL is encoded by the coding sequence TTGATACCTTCAATCACTTTAAACAACGGCATTGAAATGCCCCAATTAGGACTCGGCGTGTATGACCCTCAGCCTGGCCACGATATTCGGCAAGCAGTTTTGTGGGCATTAGAGCTTGGGTATCGGCTCATTGATACGGCCGCAGCCTATCACAATGAAATTGAAGTAGGACAAGCCATGCGCGACAGCGGTCTAGCGCGCGAAGATATTTTCTTGACTACCAAAGTTTGGAACGATGACCAAGGCTATGAATCAACCCTCAAAGCATTTGAAGAAAGCCTGCGTAAACTCAACACCGATTACGTTGATTTGTACCTGATTCACTGGCCTGTACGTGCACATCGAATCCAAACGTGGAAAGCCCTTGAAAAAATTTATGCCGATGGCAAGGCCCGTGCAATTGGCGTTTCCAATTATTATGCACCTCATTTTGAAGAGCTTTGGCCGCACACATCTATCGTTCCAGCCGTTAATCAAATTGAGCTAAGTCCGTATTGTCACTTGCCCGAAGAATTGAACTACTGTCGCCAACGAGGTATTCAAATTGAAGGGTATGCGCCTTTGGTGCGAGGACTTAAATCCGATGACCCGCGGCTCATCAACATCGCTGAAAAATACAACAAAAGTACGTTTCAAGTGCTTATCCGTTGGACACTTCAGCAAGGAGCCATCACGATTCCAAAATCGGTTTCAAAACACCGTATCGCAGCCAATATAGACGTTTTTGACTTTGAATTGTCGGCCGAAGATGTTACAGAAATGAATACCTGGCACGACGATACCCGCATCGCCTGGAACCCTATGGAGTTTTTGTAA
- a CDS encoding Rpn family recombination-promoting nuclease/putative transposase — MKNKSSITSPHNKLVKELFSDRQLARAFLEEMLPSEVVYLLNLESLQHQNNSYLSPPMEEIFSDVVVEVNLKNSDDSLQISLLIEHKSYKDPRVSFQLMRYLAEGYWQQLKNKQPLRPIVPLLFYHGRQRWRLKQMEDFFPNYPPIFQRYIPSFGIEFVSLIQMQDERLVQLRDGVLSATLGLLRYSHDWPTLLKRLPRIMESLSSSHGTGFVMSLFVYLFSVTELTVEQLKENLPEEIKTTFMSTYDRIMAEGIEKGIEKGIEKGIEKTILNAFDNGIALETIRVITGESDEKIKQVLQRNHRLA, encoded by the coding sequence ATGAAAAACAAATCATCTATTACTTCTCCCCACAACAAACTTGTCAAAGAACTTTTCTCTGACCGTCAGCTTGCGCGTGCTTTTTTGGAAGAAATGCTTCCTAGTGAAGTCGTGTATTTACTGAATTTAGAGTCCCTTCAACACCAAAATAATTCGTATTTATCTCCACCCATGGAGGAAATATTTTCCGATGTGGTCGTTGAAGTCAACCTAAAAAATAGCGACGATTCACTACAAATATCCCTCTTGATTGAACATAAATCATACAAAGATCCTCGCGTGAGTTTTCAACTTATGCGTTATTTAGCAGAAGGATACTGGCAGCAGTTAAAAAACAAACAACCCCTCCGCCCCATAGTCCCCCTCTTGTTCTATCATGGAAGGCAGCGCTGGCGTTTAAAACAAATGGAGGACTTTTTCCCCAATTACCCTCCAATTTTCCAGCGGTATATTCCTTCGTTTGGGATAGAATTTGTCAGCTTAATTCAAATGCAAGACGAACGCTTAGTGCAATTGAGAGACGGAGTACTGAGTGCAACTCTTGGGTTATTACGCTATTCTCATGATTGGCCAACATTGCTTAAACGATTACCGAGAATCATGGAGTCGCTAAGTTCTTCCCACGGAACTGGCTTTGTTATGAGTTTGTTTGTATATTTGTTTAGCGTGACCGAACTGACGGTAGAACAGTTAAAAGAAAATTTACCAGAAGAGATAAAAACGACTTTTATGAGCACCTACGATAGAATCATGGCCGAAGGCATTGAAAAAGGCATCGAGAAAGGCATTGAAAAAGGTATTGAAAAGACGATATTGAATGCTTTTGATAACGGAATTGCCTTGGAGACAATTCGTGTTATTACGGGTGAAAGTGACGAAAAAATCAAACAAGTGCTGCAACGCAATCACCGCCTAGCCTAA
- a CDS encoding DegT/DnrJ/EryC1/StrS aminotransferase family protein codes for MNKIWLSSPHMSGHEQKYVQEAFETNWVAPLGPNVDGFEQDLSRYVGVGHAAALSSGTAALHLALVMLGVGQGDVVICQSFTFAASANPIVYQGAMPVFVDSEWETWNICPEALEEAIKGERAKGKKVKAVIAVHLYGMPAKIDEIVEVCARYEVPLIEDAAEGLGASWKGRKLGSFGKLNILSFNGNKIITTSGGGALLSDDEKLIQQSRFLATQARDNAPHYQHSQIGYNYRMSNICAGIGRGQMQVIDERVSQRRASFAWYQQAFAGDERITFQPEREGSYANRWLSCIRVDATKTSGVTREVLRIALAAENIEARPLWKPMHLQPVFEGAPFYGGQIAEILFDDGLCLPSGSNLTEDDLQRVTKVLKRTLG; via the coding sequence ATGAATAAAATTTGGCTTTCCTCGCCGCACATGAGCGGCCACGAACAAAAGTACGTACAAGAAGCATTTGAAACCAATTGGGTAGCACCACTGGGGCCTAATGTCGATGGTTTTGAGCAAGACCTGAGTCGGTATGTAGGTGTAGGCCATGCGGCGGCGTTGTCTTCGGGGACGGCGGCATTGCATTTGGCTTTGGTGATGCTCGGGGTAGGGCAGGGAGATGTCGTTATTTGTCAGTCATTTACCTTTGCTGCGTCTGCCAATCCTATTGTGTATCAAGGAGCTATGCCCGTATTTGTGGATTCAGAATGGGAAACGTGGAATATTTGTCCCGAGGCGTTAGAGGAGGCGATTAAAGGCGAACGAGCCAAAGGGAAAAAAGTGAAAGCGGTGATTGCGGTGCATTTGTACGGTATGCCCGCCAAAATTGACGAAATCGTAGAGGTGTGTGCACGTTACGAAGTTCCCCTCATCGAAGATGCTGCCGAAGGGCTGGGGGCGAGTTGGAAGGGACGTAAATTGGGAAGTTTTGGGAAACTGAATATTTTGTCTTTTAATGGAAATAAAATCATCACCACTTCGGGTGGTGGGGCGTTGCTTTCCGATGATGAAAAATTGATACAACAGTCTCGTTTTTTAGCCACCCAAGCCCGCGACAATGCCCCTCATTACCAACATTCGCAGATTGGTTATAATTACCGAATGAGCAACATTTGTGCGGGAATTGGCCGTGGCCAAATGCAGGTTATCGACGAGCGTGTAAGCCAGCGTAGGGCTAGTTTTGCATGGTACCAACAAGCCTTTGCTGGCGACGAGCGTATTACTTTTCAGCCTGAAAGAGAAGGGAGTTATGCGAATCGCTGGTTGAGCTGTATTCGGGTGGATGCAACAAAAACGAGCGGTGTGACGCGCGAAGTCCTACGAATAGCTTTGGCAGCAGAGAACATTGAAGCGCGTCCGTTATGGAAACCCATGCACCTCCAGCCTGTATTTGAGGGTGCACCTTTCTACGGTGGGCAGATAGCCGAAATACTTTTTGACGATGGGCTATGCCTTCCGTCGGGGTCAAATTTGACTGAAGACGATCTTCAACGAGTCACGAAAGTACTGAAACGTACCTTAGGCTAG
- the nagA gene encoding N-acetylglucosamine-6-phosphate deacetylase: MYALTNCTIYTGETVLTQHAVVVDGDRIDRIVPTELIPTDLPIYDLQSHDLTAGFVDIQLYGGQTGFLVRDLSAESLDDMVNTHQQDGTAAIIPTLYSTSRERILKAIEVTKAYIAAGKTGVLGLHIEGPFINPEKRGAHSAAQVRIPTETELEEIIEQSQGLLTLMTIAPEIWPFHLLARLQNSHIQLSMGHTNATYQQAKTFFASGISMATHLYNAMRPFESREPGVVSAIWDTPTVHASIIADGHHCDSATIRIAKQLMGNRLFLISDATLAKIEPQRFVFEDFTANYDGHRLLNDDGKLAGSAITLLDAVRFCVQTVGIPKEEVFRMASTYPAQVVGVGERFGKIKAGYTATFAVLDNDQRLVSFYPPR; the protein is encoded by the coding sequence ATGTACGCTCTGACCAATTGCACCATTTATACAGGCGAAACCGTCCTTACCCAACACGCCGTGGTCGTTGACGGAGACCGCATCGACCGCATCGTACCTACGGAATTGATTCCGACCGACTTACCTATTTATGACCTGCAAAGTCACGACCTCACTGCAGGCTTTGTTGACATTCAATTGTACGGCGGGCAAACGGGCTTTTTGGTACGGGATTTATCGGCCGAATCGTTGGATGATATGGTCAATACTCACCAGCAAGACGGGACGGCGGCCATCATCCCTACCCTATATTCTACGTCTCGGGAACGGATTTTGAAGGCCATTGAAGTGACCAAAGCCTACATTGCGGCGGGAAAAACGGGGGTACTGGGATTACACATTGAGGGGCCGTTTATCAACCCTGAAAAGAGAGGCGCGCACAGCGCCGCGCAAGTACGTATCCCCACCGAAACCGAACTAGAGGAAATCATCGAGCAAAGCCAAGGGCTACTTACCCTGATGACGATTGCCCCCGAAATATGGCCTTTCCATCTTCTTGCTCGTCTCCAAAACAGCCATATCCAGCTCTCGATGGGGCATACCAATGCGACTTACCAACAAGCCAAGACTTTTTTTGCCTCGGGAATTTCGATGGCAACGCACCTTTACAATGCCATGCGGCCTTTTGAAAGCCGCGAACCTGGGGTAGTTTCGGCCATTTGGGACACGCCAACGGTGCACGCCAGCATCATTGCCGACGGTCACCATTGCGACTCCGCTACCATCCGCATTGCCAAGCAACTCATGGGCAATCGCCTTTTTTTGATTTCGGACGCTACTTTGGCAAAAATTGAGCCTCAACGCTTTGTTTTTGAAGACTTTACCGCTAACTACGACGGTCATCGCCTGCTCAACGACGATGGCAAATTGGCGGGTTCGGCCATCACGCTGCTCGATGCCGTCCGTTTTTGCGTCCAAACAGTGGGGATTCCCAAAGAAGAAGTTTTTAGAATGGCCTCAACTTACCCTGCACAAGTGGTGGGTGTTGGTGAGCGTTTTGGAAAAATCAAAGCAGGTTACACTGCCACGTTTGCCGTCCTCGACAACGACCAACGCCTCGTTTCTTTTTACCCACCTCGCTAA